One window of Dictyostelium discoideum AX4 chromosome Un chrUn_0005, whole genome shotgun sequence genomic DNA carries:
- a CDS encoding hypothetical protein (Slime mold (D.discoideum) transposon DIRS-1, complete, clone SB41) — protein sequence MSTPVNNNYTSSSTSASNSAESFDLRMKSMEDQINNLSLAFTRFMKEPMFSSNTNSHNQPSHDNSDTENEQSDDESSNNVDVPTDYQLSDTLLGQYKHMVNNQGLLVEEECILKKDEISELNKVFNFPSNFQVNVA from the coding sequence atGTCTACCcctgttaataataattatacctCGAGTAGTACCTCTGCCTCTAATAGCGCTGAATCCTTTGATTTAAGAATGAAATCAATGGAGGATCAAATCAACAACCTTTCTTTAGCCTTTACAAGATTCATGAAAGAACCTATGTTCTCATCTAATACCAATTCACATAACCAACCTTCTCATGATAACTCTGACACCGAGAATGAACAAAGTGATGATGAATCAAGTAACAATGTCGATGTTCCAACCGATTATCAATTATCCGATACTTTACTTGGTCAGTACAAACATATGGTAAACAATCAAGGTTTACTCGTCGAAGAAGAATGTATCCTCAAGAAAGATGAGATATCCGAATTGAATAAAGTATTCAACTTTCCATCTAACTTCCAAGTGAACGTCGC